The DNA region TGTTTAACTAGTAAAAAATCGGTTAACCAAAACTACTAGAACCAGTTAActaataaaccgttaaaataaAACCGGTTAACTATCGATTTAGTTGAATTACCAATTTTTCGGTTTTTTTTCACCGCCCAAAAAAGCCTCAAAATCTTATGGAGTTCTATTAAGGGCTTAACAAAATCCTACTAGTGAACTTATGGGTAGTTTATCATATTggtattaataaaaagaaaagttatGTCAATTCACGATCATGcattcacaaaataaaatatatatattattattattaaatttttttttaggagACTAGTATATGACTACACTTTAATTTAAAGCGTTTTATGTGTGAATTGAATAGGTAAGTTTTAGTATTTAAGGAATCATTCTTATCATTTGAATTATCTTAATggattaagagagaaaaaaaaagttttaagttGATGTcaatcaatttcaatttaaatgagACATAAAATTATGTGTCTTAATTTAATTgctgaaattttttaaaatatctatagaatttcaaagttttttttaaaggatTTTGAGTACTTTTCggtattgattttattttataatgattatcctataatatatatatttttttctaatttgataGGAATGTTAAGTTAGATGATGagaaattctaaaatatattgtaatcatatatatatatagtttcaaaagttatttttaagactaattttaaatcaatgaaaatatcacacttttcaaaaatatataattgtctTAAAACTTATGATGAAGGTTATATGTTCAAATATTTGTaaccattttatttttctaatatgtAGATCATACTAAAAGAAAATAGATGGACaacttttatcaaataataatttttttcatcaatttaattaacaaaattggataaaaataaaagatacatTCTTGATATTAGCATTGCAACATATACCATAGTTGACTCCTTTGTTCCTATTTCTTAGGCAAAGAGATAAAAGagaaccaaacaaatatttaagtattaACGGTCATCATTAAATAAGGTTCAAGATATAGCTGTTTTTAGGATTAACGGTTATCATCAAAACCAAATCCTATTTTAACCTTAACATTACTTAGAATGGAAGTAGATGCAGAAACCCCTCCTCCCTTTCCCAAAACCTAACTCGACAAAATAATCCCAACTTAAAGGGATATAAAccgaaaaataatattaataataatcttcCCGGTTGGTTAGTTCAATAGAAATGGCCGGCCGGGGAAGAACAATCATAATTATCGCCTTTTTCGTGTTGTCTTTCGCTCATCTCGCCGTTGGTCGTAAACGTCGTCATCGTGGACCCGAGACGGTTTTTAATGTGTTGAAATTTGGTGCCATTGAAGGTGGTACCGAAGATTGTACCGAGGTATAGATATTCTAACATTTCAATGAACTTATAAGAATAAACAAAATAGAATATTTCTTACTTAAACAATTGTGAATTGGAGCTTGAAAGGCTACAagacactttttttttcaatgtaacattgattttattatgaaaaaattgaATGACACATCTTGTCATCATGACATTTTTTTAAGCTTTGATATTTTGTAACTAAATGTTTTACTATATGATATATACAATGTCACATTTACTATGGAATAATGAAAAAAACAGGCATTTGTGAATGCTTTTATTGCGGCATGTAAAGGGCCTCAAGCGAAGGGAAAAACTAGGTTGGTTGTACCCCAAGGAGTATTCCTT from Impatiens glandulifera chromosome 5, dImpGla2.1, whole genome shotgun sequence includes:
- the LOC124939464 gene encoding exopolygalacturonase-like, translating into MAGRGRTIIIIAFFVLSFAHLAVGRKRRHRGPETVFNVLKFGAIEGGTEDCTEAFVNAFIAACKGPQAKGKTRLVVPQGVFLVSASIYQGPCTASSIVVEILGTIKADTDISNYPDNAWLIFDSIDNMLITGSGRIDGQGEKVWEYNDCKRNAACTHLPSVS